The window ACAGTATACAAGTTCTGGCCGCTATCACCAGTATCATATCTTCTATCCATTCCGTCAAAGGCGCTAACGGTAGCATTTCTGCCAATGTCAATCTACTTTATTTTGAGAAGTCAAATATCAAAAAGACAAAAAATTATTCTATCAGGGATAACTGCTGGAATGATTCTAGTTGGTGCAATTGCAGCTACTGGAAGTCTATCCCCAACCCAAGGAACAGAGGAATCATTTGATGCAAAAGAGTTCCAGATGGGATGGACATCATTTGCATACCAGTTAAGATCAGACGGTCTGGTAATGCTGTTTATCATTCCACTAGTGGTAGGACTATTCATTGTATCAAGAAATGGAGTAAGGCATGGGGAATCATTAATGGTATTAATCTCAGGTATGCTACTAATTGCACCAATAGTTACAGGCTTTACAACACAGACAAACCAGCCATACAGATTTGTGCCTTTAGTGGTATTCTTTGCAATAGGTGTTGGAGTATTGCTATCTAAGCGACAGGCCTGACAAAGGTCCACATTGATTCCAAAGTATCACCAGGTACAGTAGTATAGCCGTCATGTGCAAATCTAGCAAGAACGGTTGGCTTGTCATCAATCACATCAGATAAAATGGTACTTGCAACTAATTGTTCAGAATCAAAAGAGTAGGATTGTATTCTACGAATTACTTGAAATTGCTCTCCATTAATGGTAATTACTGGATCGTTTCCACGAGATGCCTCAAAGTCCAAAAATGATTCTAGTGCAGGCAGGTTCAGATCAGAGAATTTCGTGGACTCTAGGTATACAACAAGTATTCCATCGGAGTTTCTAATGGTAGTTTGAACAAAAATAAAGATATCATCACCAAGTTCAGTCTGAGTGACACCAAAGGAATTACTCAACGGAAATAGCAATAACACAAATGAAAACAGAATTATCTTATTCATAAAATAATTTAGAAATATCTAGATAATTAATTTGCTGGTTTTGAGATTCCAAGCAGTTCATTGTACAATGATACTGCCTCTTTTTCATCTTTTGGCCCGACAATAACTGCAGATCCTCTCTTCATAAAACTGACTGACACATCGTTTGTTCGAAGTGACAATCCTAGTGAGCCCTGATTATCAACTAGAAACCCTTTCTGCTTTGCAATGTTGGTAACGGTATCCACATCAACATCAAATGTACTAGTTGGAGTTATTGAGAATGTTCTCTTTCCACGGTTACGTCCACATAACTCCTCTAGGATTAGTTCCTCTTTTACAACTTGTTGTGCTTTACCTGCTCCGCATACAGGACACTCTTCTGCTCTAAATGTTCTAGTTGTCGTAAAGTCAAGATTCTCAATATCAATGTGCAGTATTTTATCAGACAGACTGGGTTTTTTTCCCATTACAACTTTGACTGCTTCTGCAACCTCTATGCCTCCAACTATAGACAGTATGGATGGATGAACGCCTTCAAGGCTGCATGTAGGCATGGTATCCTCGTTTAGATCAGGAAACATGCAAAAGTAGCATGCACTCTCTTTTGGCAGAATGGTAAATACCTGACCTGATACTCCAACTGCAGCGCCAGTTACAAATGGAATTCCAAAATTTACACAGGCTTTATTCAGTGCATATCTTGCATTGACACTATCTAGTGCATCAACTACAACATCACATCCTTCAACGACTTCAAGTGCGGTATATTCATTAACAGAAACAGCTAGTGCTTCTATTTTACAATCAGGATTTAGTTTTTGCAGCTTCTTGGCAGCAACTTCAACCTTAACTTGTCCAACATCATCCTCATCAAACATCGTCTGCCTGTGCAAGTTTGATAGTTCTATGACATCTCTGTCAACTATACGTAATGTTCCAACACCCATTGCAGCTAGTCTTGTAGTTATTGGATTACCTAGACCACCAGTTCCAACCACACAAATTTTAGCATTCTTTAGTTTTAGCTGACCGCCATATCCAATCTCTTCAAGCATCACTTGTCGTGAATACCTGTCAAGTTCTTTTTTTGATAATTCATCAGAACCTCCTGCAACTGCAGGCAAGATATACACCTCATCACCATCATTTAGTGCAGTCTCCATGCCACCAGAGAATTTTGCATTCTTGCCATTAATGTAAATATTAATCAAAGATCGAGGAGTGCCATCACCTTCCAAAACTCGTCGTTTAAAGTCAT of the Nitrosopumilus sp. genome contains:
- a CDS encoding ThiF family adenylyltransferase, which translates into the protein MANITFTIPSVLNSGGGEKKTPITANSLQDAFAKISDVMGDDFKRRVLEGDGTPRSLINIYINGKNAKFSGGMETALNDGDEVYILPAVAGGSDELSKKELDRYSRQVMLEEIGYGGQLKLKNAKICVVGTGGLGNPITTRLAAMGVGTLRIVDRDVIELSNLHRQTMFDEDDVGQVKVEVAAKKLQKLNPDCKIEALAVSVNEYTALEVVEGCDVVVDALDSVNARYALNKACVNFGIPFVTGAAVGVSGQVFTILPKESACYFCMFPDLNEDTMPTCSLEGVHPSILSIVGGIEVAEAVKVVMGKKPSLSDKILHIDIENLDFTTTRTFRAEECPVCGAGKAQQVVKEELILEELCGRNRGKRTFSITPTSTFDVDVDTVTNIAKQKGFLVDNQGSLGLSLRTNDVSVSFMKRGSAVIVGPKDEKEAVSLYNELLGISKPAN